The genomic DNA CCAAGGGACGCTACCCCGACGCCTGTTTCGACCACATTTTGACCAAGGGTTTCGGGCGTCCAGTCGCCCAGGTCACACCCACCCCCGAGGCCAGCGACCACCACCCCGTCAGTATCGTCATCACGCCTACGCCTTGAGCCCGATTTTCCCGGCTGTCACCATATTCCCACGCTCTGTCGCATCCTACGGTTGGCTCCAGCACGACCGCGGCTTCAAACACCCTTCTCCCGCGCGGGGGAAAGTCCGGTCGGCCATAAACTAAAACGGAGTACATCCATGTCGAAAGCCAACGATGACAACCGCTCAAACCAGTTGAATCCCAATAACGATGCTTACTGGGATTCGCGCGGACTTGAGCGTCCCGATGATTGGGAAGACTGCCTGAAGCAGTAGGCCACAACGGCAAGCCCACGGGCGGGCGCTTCCTTCACCGGGGCGCCCGCCTCCGGGGGCCTTGTTCACCCCGGAAAAACCGATACGAACGATGAGCCAGGGCAAAGGCTTTGCCAGGCGAGCCAACCTCGATCCGATAGATTCCCGCGTATTGCCGAAGGGTCAGCTCCAGGTTGAAGGCGAGAAGCGCGAGCCCGAGCCAAGCCACCCGCGCCCGTGCCGCCTGCGCGCGCTTCCACTGCCTATGGAAAGGATGCCGTTCAAATGCCTTGGAGACCAGTTTGGCTGACGGCACCGACCGGCCTCGGTGCCAGCGGTTGACGTTGCCCAACCAAGCCTCAAATGGATCGACATCGTCATCCCGGGCCTCCCCTTCATCTCCCCCGGCCAGCATCTGCGCCCACTGGCGCTGGGATTCCGCACCAAAGGTCGCCTGGGCGAAGCGGGCCCATGCCTTCCAAAACATTCCTGATTGGGGTTTCTTGGCAGCCATTTCCAGCATTTTGCCAACCGGCATCACCACCCCAAACCCGGATGCCTTCACGAATGACGGGGACTCCACGCACGCTGCCAGGCACCCCAGCCGGATCATGGGGAAATCCAAAGTGCTCTCGATTGTCGACGCAGCATTCCACCTTTGAAACTCCCCCAAGGACGGATCCACCAACCGTGCCATCCTTTGCCCGTCCACCAGGTCCAGAATTGGGTCCGACTGGTTCAAAAAAGCCCAGACCCTCCGGGTCTCCTGGTCGACGTTGGTACTCTCCTGCCCAGGCGCGGCGGAGGGAATGGCGCCTACGACCCGGACCGCCGTCCTCAACGGGTCTAGGGCCGCAGCATAATCCCCCAGGACCTTATCAGCACCCAGGTTCGAGAAGAACAATTCCCAGGAATCCCAAGCCGTCGGCCGTTGGCTCTTCAGGTAATTGTCGGTCTTTCGATCCAGTAGCAGGAAGGGCACGGCCCATTTGCCGTGATGCTCAAAGAGCTGGTTGCGCCAGTCTTCACAGGCCTTCATCGTCGCGTCCTTCCTTTCCATCTTGCCGATGTGGCCGCGGGTCACCGTCTTGCGGGTAACCGGGGTCTTGATGCCGGGGGCCTGAGTCAGGAAGGCATAGTCCGGCCTTTCGGTCGAGAAGGGCAGGGAAACGAACTGGTGCGGCGTCCAAGGGATTGCCATAACGCCTTTTACGACGCGTGGCACCCTCAATAGATTCAAATGCCCATACGGGTTGCCTTGGCTCCATTTGACTGTCATTCTCTGACGAATGGCAGCCCCCCGTCAGTTCGAGATTCAATACCGCGGCCAGACCCATGGTCCCTACGAAGCCGACCAAGTGCTGGGACTCTTGGATTCGGGCCGTGTTTCCCGGTTCGCGCTGGTCCGTGATGTGGCTTCCAGCCAGTGGAGAAGCCTGGGGGATTTGGTAGCTGCGATTCGGTTCGGCCAAGCCGTGCCAGAGCAGACGCAAGTGGATGTATCGGCGCCCATTCAGCCCCCGCCGCTCCCGCCTGATCCCGAACCATTCCAAACACCCGAGGACTCTTCGGGTTCCCTGATCAGGATCCCTGATTTGCCTCCGTTGCCGGTCACTTACCTTGCCGCCGATCCGCCCAGAGGACTCGGCCATTGGCTGAGGGGCATCATCAAACATCTGCCTTGGCCCGTGAAACTCGTAGTTGCGATGGGCTTTATCGGAATGGCGGTTTTCGGCACTGCGGGTGCCGGGTTCGTCTCCGCCGCCACGGGAGGCATCCCGGTCTTTCTTTCACTGCTCTTCCTGGGTTTCGCTTTCATGCTGGTGGGGATCATCACCACCATCCAGGCCATCTTCAGGGACCCCAAATCAGGAGCCTACCTCGGTGTGGTCATGGGAATGATTGCCCGCGATATTGCAGTGCGTCGGGCCTCCGATGCCCTCCAGAAAGCCATGGCGGCCAAACCTGCCGCCCCAGACAAGCAGCCCATGCCGCCAGACGAAGCCGACCTGCGGCAGCGTCTGCTCGCCATGGACCCATTCGATTTTGAGCGCCATGTCATGTCCTTTTTCTCGGACGCGGGTATGGTCGCATGGGTGACCAAGAAGTCGAACGATGCCGGCGTTGACGGCTTTTCCCGGCACCCCAAGGGTTTGGTGGTTGTCCAATGCAAGCGGAACGCCGCCTCCAACCCGGTCGGTCGCCCTGTGGTCCAACAACTCAAGGGCGTGGTGGAGGAAAATCAGGCATGGTGCGGAATCATCGTCACCACCTCATCGTTCACGCTTGAGGCCCAGGCGAGTGGAGGCAAATCGGAGCGGATTGTCCTTGTGGACATGGATGCGTTGGTTGAATGGCATAAAACCGGACTGAGCCTAGATTGATGGACGATGCCTCATCCCAGATTAGGCCTCATTCCAACACTTTGTAATAAATAAGGGACTTCCATGGGTTTACGTTTTCGCAAGCGAATCAAGATTCTTCCAGGGATCAACCTGAATCTGGGACTTGGAGGAGTTTCGGTCAGCACGGGAGTTCCTGGCCTCCGTTTTAATCTCTCCAAGCGCGGACTCAGTCGCACGGTAGGCATCCCTGGGACTGGCTTCTACCACACCGAAAGAATCAGGTCCGCACCCAGAAGGCAAAACTCGTTCTCCCGCGGTCAATCGGTTGCGATCCAAAGTTTGGAGGAATTGAAAGCAGCAGCCGCCACGCCGGGTGCTGTCTTCCGCCATAGGGATAGTGGCCGCAAGGCCTCCTCGGCCTCGGTCCTCGCCGAAATTAGGCGCATGGAGACACAGCGGGCCATCTCTTCAGCACGCGATCAAATCCAGGCCGAGCAGGACCATCTCGAGGAGTTACTCAACTTTTGGAAGGACATTCCCCGGATCCCTTCGTGGGATGAATACACTGCGGCCTTGGCACCCGAAGTGTTTGTGACCGACTTGGCGCGACCCCTGGAACCGGACGAAGTCCAGGCACGTCGGGAGCACCTGTTTGGTTTGGAGCAGGAACTGGCTACACAATTTCCCTACCGCTTTCTCCCAAAGTTCACTTATCGGTCAAAGATCAAGGCCCTGGAGCACCAACGATGGCCCGGTTACTGGGAATGCCTGCTCGAAGCATTCAGGCAGAAATTCGAGGTTTACCAAGCTGAGTATTCACGCCAAGCGGAAGACTGGCAGACCGCAGAGGCCGAACGAACCCAGTTTCTTTATCGGATGATGTCCGGCGATCTTGAAGCTGTGGTGTCGGGGGCTGAAGCCACGATTGAGGCAATCAACTTCCCCTTCGAGACGGAGTGCGAAATCTTCGCCGGTGAAGCCGTTGCGCTATTCTTGCATCTCGACTTGCCAGAAATCGAAGATGTCATCCCTTCTCATCGCAAGGAAGTCCTCAAAAAAGGATCGATCCGTGAGCGAAAAATCCCTCCCAAAGAAAGAAACGAGATGTATGCGCGCCTTGTTCTTGGGCATGCCGTCTTTGTGTCATCCACCATCTTGTCGGCCGTGCCTTACCCCCAGCATATCAATGTCACGGCCTATACCCAGCGAGCCCGTCGCAAGGCGGGAGATCCGGTGGACACGTATGTCTTAGGTTTGGGTATGTCCCGCGAGGCGCTGGCCGCTTTCGATGCAGAGGTTGAGGATATCCTCGACTGGGTGAGGGGACAGCACCCGGTCATGGACCTCGACGCCGATTTCCATTTCTGTCCTATCGAGCGTCCTGCCTGGCTGGCTGAGGTCGAATCCTGAGTCTTCGCCGTATGTCTCAGCCTGCCGGTCCTTCACCGATGGCACCCATGCACTCTTGGTGTTTACGGAGGATTTGGTGTCGGTTCGCATGAATGTCCCTGAACGCCGAAGGACTCCAAATCCGGCAAAGCTTCCATTTCGTGAGACGCTCAAGAATGAAGTGCCTGAATGCCTCCCAATCGACCGGGTCTGGGGCTTTGCCATAGCGGTTGAAGTCGCACAGGAGCCCCGCGGTGACATACAGCGGCTTTTCTGGGTGGTTGAGAGCCACATCCACGCAGAAGCCGTCGTTGCCCCAGTGGACAAATCCACCCAGGCCGAGGTGCTGGTTCGTATCCCGTCCACACCCCAGTGCAGCCACCGACGGGTAACTGTTCTGGAGTTCAACCATCTTGCCCTGCAATTCTTTGGCGGCCTCCTGCAGGTCGGCGTTCTTTTGTTTGAACTCAGTCTCTAGCTTCTCGGCGTAGTGGAGGTATTGGTAAAGCAGGATCCGCCCGTTGGGTTGGGTTCCTTCCGGCGTTTCGACAGCGGCGGCGTATTCAGATCGCGGAATGGAGGTCACGATGTGGACTTGGTCGCGGGCACGGGTTACGAGCACATTGAGGCGCCTCCCCCCATTTGTGGCCGATAGTGGGCCGAAGCCGCGGCGGAATTTGCCCTCAGGGTTGACCCCGAAAGTAGTGGAGATGATGATGTGGTCGCGCTCGTCCCCCTGGACGTTCTCCAGGTTCTTCACGAAAAGCCCTTCGAAGGATTGGCGGCCGCGGCGTTTGCGGGCATCGGCAAGTTTGGCCGCAAAATCGGGGTCTGCCTCCGCCTCCGCGTCGAGAGTTTCCAGAATCAACTCCCTCTGGGTCAGGTTGAAGCAGGCGATGCCGATGGTCGGCGGCGTAGGTTGGTTGAGCAGCTCTTTGACTATCCGACAAACTTCCTGGGCCTCCCGCTCGTTCTGGCGATCCTTGTAGAGGCCTCCGACTTGAACCAATTTCAAGGGCGAAGACGGAGCCAGGCTATTCGGGTGTGCAGGGATTGCCTGGAGCCGTCCTTTGTAGAAGGACTTGTTGCTGAATTCGATAAGGGCCGCATTGGACGAGCGGTAATGAACGTCGAGGTATGCCTCGTGAACGCTCAGGTTCAGTGCCGCACCGAGCAGGTCTTCTGTGTCCGCCTGCTGGGCCTGGAAGGCATCTTCCTCGCTCTCAATTTCGTCGTCCGATGAATCCACTACTCCAGACTCAAAAAAGCGGGTGGGGGGAAGCTGCTTGGGGTCCCCGGCCACAACGACCCGGCGGGCACGCAGGAGCACTGGCAGGGCTTCCTCAAGCCGGCATTGGGAGGCCTCGTCAAAGACGACCACATCGAACAGGGCGGTCCGCGGGAAAATCTGGGCCACGGTGTTGGGACTCGACATCCAGACCGGACAAAGGTCGTAAAGCGGATCCCCACCATCGGCAGCCTGGCCCACCTCGATCATCTTGCGGAGTTTGAGCGCACGGGCCCCGCGGGTCAAAAGCCGCGTCTTGAGGTTGGCGCCCTGGCTGTTCATCTGGGTCCCGGTTCCGGCAAGCAGGCGTTGGCGCGCACGTGTCTGCCACCAGGACTGGGTCTCCTGCACGGTGAGCACGCGTTTCTGCTCCTGAAGCTGGATGTAACTGTGGAGCAGTGAGTCCACCCGTTCGCTGGAGATGTGTTGCAGAGCCGAGTCGGCTCCCAGGCGCTGCCGGATGGCATTGGCCAAGGCCAGCTTGCGCAAGGCCGCAGAGGCTTCCTCATGGGAGGCCCCCACCATGGCGATGTGCTCCATCTGCCCCCGCACCGCGGCAGGAAGTTCGGCCAAGGCCGCCTCCAAACGCAGCACATGCTCTAGGGTCGGCAGAAGCCGCTTGAGTTCCTCCAGGGTGGTGGTCACCGATCCATTGGAACGCATCGTTTCTCCCATGGAGCGGCGCTCGCTCTCACACAAAAGGCCCGAGGCGGCGGCGTGTTCTTCCCAGGTCGCAATCGCATCGGCTCGGCTGGCCGACAGCTCAAACGCATAAGCCAGCCAATCCAGATGCTCCTTCGAGGCGAGGTATGCACGCACCATGTCCCAATGTGGGGCCAGCTCTGGGGTCGAGACGACCATGGAGAGCCCCCGGATGGCACGGGTGAGGAAATCATAAAGCCCCAGGACTTCGGCGTCATCCATCCACCGCGCGGCTTCGGTTCCCAAGGCCACATTGACCGCTCCACAGGCCTTTTGGCGTGCTTGGACACCCCGGAGGTAGGCAATCCCACTGGCGACGCTCTCCGGGCTTGGGGTGAGGCCCAGGCCTTGCAGAGCATCCTTGGCCGCCTTGGCCTTGCCTGCGAACAGGAATCGATACCACTTGGCGCAGACCGGCTCGAACGCTTCCAAAGCCGCAAGATTTCCCGCCGCCTGCCCGATGCTGATGGCCGAGGGCGGTGCGGACAGGAAAAGCCCAGTATCCAAGGGCGCCTGACGCACTTTCTGAATCTCGCCTTCGACTTGGTCGAGGAGATGGGCAAGGCGTTCCAGGCTGGCTTGGTCCATGGCCTGGATCTGGGCCACTGCCTCCAAACGGAAAACCGGGGAGACCTCGCGGAGCGCCGCGGCCAATCCCCGGCGCGCCTGGGCCTGGGGCGCCAGCGGCTCAGATCCCAGGACCGGAAGGCTTTCGTGGGCAAATTGATCAACCGTCGAGGCCAGCGTGATGACCTGGCCCGCATGCTCGGCCAGATCCTGGGGAGTGGCGGACAGGAACTGCCCCACGGACCAACCGCAGGACTGCCTCCACGGGTTTTGCCCGTAGAGGGATTGGGCCGCACGCGTGGTGATCTCCTCGACCGAGGCCTGGGCGTTCTCGGCATCCTGGAGGGTGATCTGCCCCGCCGAGGCGGTGGGCGTCAGGAGGGCTTCCGGTGGGTTCAGGAGCAGCCACTGGCCGAACAGATCATGGAAGGACGATTCTCCCTCCCCGGACGAACCATGCAGGCTGTGCTGGTAGCCCCGCAGTTCGGCATGAATCTTTTCCAACTGCTCGTTGATCCGAGTCAATTCCCTGGCCGGGCTGGGGATGACCGGTTCATCGACCAGGTTGTCCAGCCGCTGGCGCAGGCTCATGTAAAGTTCCTTCTGCTCGCGCTTGGGATCATGGATTAGCGCACAGAGATGGCCCAGACCCGCCGCGTCCAACCGGTATTTGACCACATCCAGCGCGGTTCGCTTGTCGCAGACAAAAAGAACCCGTTCGCCACGGGCTAGGTGGGAACCAATGATGTTGGTGATCGTCTGGCTCTTCCCGGTCCCCGGAGGACCATGGATGACCACCACAGGCTTGGCGGCTGCCGCATGCACGGCCGCGGCCTGGCAGGGGTCGGCATAAGTGACCAAATGCTCGTCCTGAAACGCCCGTCGCAGCTCGGCGGCGGGGGCTTCAGGCCCGCCATCCACCGCATCCTCACGGCTTGGGCCAATCGCTTCGGGTCGCAAGAACGTCGCCACCGGGGCCACCAGTTTGGACTCCTCAGAGACCATCCAACGCGTGTCACTTAAGAGTCCCTGGTTGGCCAGAGGAAAAAGGCCAAGAACCGCGGCGGGCAAAATCGAAGGATCGTCGCCCATGTCCTCCGCCTTGGGCACAGGCGTCAATTCGACCGCTTCCCCGATGGCGGGCGGGTTCGGGATGTCGAGCGCCTTGCTGACAGCCTCCACAAGCCCGGAGACTTCCTGCCAGGGCTGGTTGCCTTCCTCGTCCGAGAACAGGTCCAGGACATCCTGGCCGGTTTGCTGCCGAATCCAGGCCAAAAGGGCGGGATTGGGCACCACGCGGTCGATCCCATCGGCATTGGCCGAGATCGTCACCCCCTTGCGGGCTCCCAGACGCACCGCAAGGTTGATCGGAATGAAGCCCAGCGGAGCGACAATCCGGGTCGTGCGCTCCGGGCGTGGGGGCACATGCAAGATCGGGAACCCAATGCTCAGCGCCGACTCCCCGTGGTCATGCTCATAGTCGCTCGCATCCTCGGCGATCTCCCGAAGCTTGTGCAGGAGTGATTCCTGGGCCTCCGACTTGGCCTTGGCCTCCTTCATTGCCGGGGTCAACTCCCGGGGTGCCGGGTCCGGCATGCGGAAAACCGGCACCCGCGCCGGCACCTCCGCCGCGGCATCGGGCCCCAGGAGACGTGCCAGCAGCTCGCCCGACTGGGGACTTGCGAAGGCCGCCAGCATGGTCACGTCCAGGCGTTGGCGGCTGCGATGGGGACGGGCATTGAGGCACGGTCCGTTAACCAGGCTGCGATAGAGCCGGTCGAGCATGACATCAAGGATCATAGAAGGCCTTCCTGGTAAAGCCCGCCTTCTTAACAAAGAAGCGAGGGGATGTCTTCAAGAAACCGCAATCAGTATCACAGCCGCCGCCGGCTTCTACTTTAGAAGATAACTACTCATTTGCTGGGCTTACTCCGATAGTGCTCTCTAACGTAAGTGCCATCTTTACGTAAGTAACCATCAACATGCACGGTCTTTGGCACACCGTAAGCATTAGGTTGACTATAGTAGCTTCCGTTTTCTGCTACACGCTGGCCGAATAGCGCTGGCTCGGATAATGTAATTGAAGGGCCAGGTGTAGATCGAAAATGCGACCTTACATAAGCGCCATCGGTCTTGAAGTATCCCCGAACGAAAACCGTCTTTGGACGACCGGTTTCCTTGCTGATTTCCCCATAATAGGAGCCGTTTTCAGCTACGAAGCTACTGGTAACGGGCGAGCTTACTGGAGCGCGCGGAGCCTCGGGAGAAAGCAGAGGACGGGCTGAAAGACTGTAAGTAAGCGCAGCGATATCGCGATGAACCGCGACTATTGAATCTACTTACTCCAACACCTGAACAAGACGCACAAGCAGAGAATACTGCTTTACCATTACAAAAGTAGCAGACACCGCGTCGCCCGGTGCCGTTGCAGATGTAACACTTGGCACGCCTACCCGTGCCATTGCAGTAAAAGCAAGTCGATCGCTTGCCTGTGCCTTCACAAGAGAAACACGCAGCACGTCGTCCAGAACCTTTGCAGGAGAGGCATGACTTTTTCCTTCCTGTTCCACCACATGAAAAACACGTGCCGTAAGGCCTCCGCCCCGTGGCAGAACAGATGCGGCAATCTTGCTTAGTCAAATCCTCGCCGTGGCAGCTCAGGCAGATTTTCTGAGTCAGATCTTCCCCTCGACATACCAAGCAAGTTTTCTGTGTGATATCTTCTCCGCGACAGACCGAACACACCTTCTGCGTCAAATCTTCTCCGCGACAACTTCCGCATACTAACAGAGCGAGATTCTCACCTTTGCAATAGCCGCAAGTGTATTTACCAGAGCCTTTACAGCTTGGGCATTCGATGCGTTCGACATCGTAAACTGCTTCTGGCGGTATCTCAGCATTTGCTGACAAACAAGCCAGAACCCAACAGATGAATAAACCTAAAACAGAGTGTAAAGAATTACGCTTCATTCAGGGACCCTCACAGTAGCTACCGGACTTGAGTGTTCACAGGAGGACGGAGGCACTCAGAGTCGGATGACCCCTTCGATTCATACGTCTGAGCTGCAACAACCAGCCTCCGGCCAATCGAGTCGCACAACGAAGGCGGGTGGATAACCTTCGCATGCTCCCCCCAGCCCAAAATCCACCGCTCCAACTCTGGGGACTGAACCACTCTCAGTCGCAGCCTGAGCCTACCGTCTGGCAAGTCATCGATGGTCTGGCTGGCATGCCAAATCCGCTCCTGGACCCATCGCGCTGCGATAGGGTCAAACTCGACCTCAACATCGACCACTTCACCTCCCACATAAACCCCCATGCTTCCCTCCAACTCAGCCTGGATCGCACTAAGGTCAGGGCTAGTAAACTGGGTGCTGAGCATCCTGGCGGTCCGCATACGACAGAGAGCGAAGGTCTTAATCATGCCGCCGGCGAACTCATAGCCCAGAAGCACCCATTGACCCTGGCCACAGCGCAAATGGTATGGCCGCACCCGGCGACGCCGAAAAGCTTGGTCCTTGATGCCCCGATAGTGGAACTCCAATTCTTGGTTCCGCGATAGCGCCTGGACAACTGTCATATAGAGGTCATGGTCAAAGTTGACCAAGCCCTCGCGCGCGATGCTGATGCCGTTGCGCAGATCCTCCCAGGAGAACCCGTATTGGGCGGACTTCTCCACGGCGAACCGGCGGATGGTTTGACGAAGAGGCGCTTCAAATCCTGTTCCCTGCGAGGCGGAGACCACTTTCTCCGCCACCATCAGCGCGAAGATTTCATTCTCGGTCAGGTTCAGCCCTGGCGGCGGCTTCAGGTATTTCCAGAGGCCTTCGGCCCGGTCAAAGGCGATGTCATGCCCCCGACGCATCATCTCCTGGAGGTCATTCCAGATTGTCTTGCGGGTCACGCCCAATTCGTTGGCGACGGCCTCCATAGACCGGAGACGCCCGGCCTGGATCTCCTGTTTCAAGCGATCAAAGCGTTCGAGCATGTTTAGGCTCACCCGCCGGAGGGGTTTCTTGGGCTTTTTCATCGGCTGTGAAATTTCCTTACACCATGCCCTGCCTAAAATCCACGCCTAATCACGGAACCGGTCTATCCCCTCCCTGGAGGTGGGGGAGAGATTGGGCCCAAACAACGGAGAAAATCCAATGGTAACTCGATACGTGACCCGAACAGGGAAAGACAAGGACGGCGACATCACCAAACTCTGCAACCCCCAAGAGACCTGGTCGCCACGCCACAAAGCCGACGCGATCCGGGACATCGAAACCAGGGCGGTGGTCTACAAGGTGGCGTGGACCGACGGCCTGGTGACGGATGTCCGGGTGGTCAATGGCCCCACCCGCAAATACCTCCGCACCGACCGGGACACCACCACCCGCAACAACCTCGATGACCTTCCCGATTGCTGAACCTAAGCCCGGGGCCGGGGATACAGGCAGGCGAATGCCCGCATCCCCGGCGATCCCCGGTCGTCCAAACGAGAACCCATATGCCCAACCGTAACGAACACCTGATCATTGGCGCGGCCGCCGGAGCGGCCGCCGCCCTTTTCATGGAATACCTCAAAACCATCGAACAACCGGGCTCCGCCATCGACTGGAACAGGGTCGCCATCTGGACAGGTGTCGGCACCCTGGCCGCCGCTCTGCCCGATATCCTTGAGCCCGCATTCAACCCACGCCATCGCGGTCCAGCACACAGCGCTCTGACCTTCATGGCCGCCTTCTGGCTGCTTCAATCCGACTGGCTTAGGCACCACGTCGATCCCGCCATGGCCGAAGTGATTCGAGCGGGCCTCATGGGCTACCTCTCTCACTTGGCGGCCGACGCCACCACCCCGATGGGTTTGCCGTTCCTGGGATCAAGTAGCGTGCTATAGGTCACTTGGTCGATTGATCGTTAGCTTTATTGCATACCCAGCAGAAAAACCACAAACGCATCTGCGCAGCACTTGATTAGTATTGGTTTCTAGCAAACTAAGGGTCAGAGGGGTTGTAGGAACGGCAATGATCGGTGGTTTCACACTAGTTCGTGTCCTTATTGACGGGAGCCTAGTGTTGTGCAAGATGCGCGGAGTCGGAAACAGGACACTTCGCGGTTTGTAAAATATCCGCTCGTGCTGCCAAATACACCAACGATCTCGTGAATCCATCCTCCAGGCGCCGTAAAAAGCGCTGCCGTTTCAACAACTAGAACCGTGTCGTATTCATAGCAATGTATGATTAGAAGCATTCAAATCGTGAATATCCGGGGAATTGAGGACAGAACCTTCACGTTCGAACAGCCGGAAATGCACCCGAACAAAGTCCACCTGCTAATCGCGCCGAATGGTTTTGGGAAAAGCTCAATCGCGACCGCGTTCGCCAATCTCAATTCTCGCCGACTTTCGGTGAAGGAAAAAGATTGCTTTCGCCACGACGAAACACGACTGCCTCGCTTGGTCGTAACAGTCCGTGATGAATCCGGTGACGTTTCCCACACGGCGGATCAGACAAGGAACGAAATAGCCAGGGTTTTC from Candidatus Methylacidiphilales bacterium includes the following:
- a CDS encoding metal-dependent hydrolase; the protein is MPNRNEHLIIGAAAGAAAALFMEYLKTIEQPGSAIDWNRVAIWTGVGTLAAALPDILEPAFNPRHRGPAHSALTFMAAFWLLQSDWLRHHVDPAMAEVIRAGLMGYLSHLAADATTPMGLPFLGSSSVL
- a CDS encoding AAA domain-containing protein — encoded protein: MILDVMLDRLYRSLVNGPCLNARPHRSRQRLDVTMLAAFASPQSGELLARLLGPDAAAEVPARVPVFRMPDPAPRELTPAMKEAKAKSEAQESLLHKLREIAEDASDYEHDHGESALSIGFPILHVPPRPERTTRIVAPLGFIPINLAVRLGARKGVTISANADGIDRVVPNPALLAWIRQQTGQDVLDLFSDEEGNQPWQEVSGLVEAVSKALDIPNPPAIGEAVELTPVPKAEDMGDDPSILPAAVLGLFPLANQGLLSDTRWMVSEESKLVAPVATFLRPEAIGPSREDAVDGGPEAPAAELRRAFQDEHLVTYADPCQAAAVHAAAAKPVVVIHGPPGTGKSQTITNIIGSHLARGERVLFVCDKRTALDVVKYRLDAAGLGHLCALIHDPKREQKELYMSLRQRLDNLVDEPVIPSPARELTRINEQLEKIHAELRGYQHSLHGSSGEGESSFHDLFGQWLLLNPPEALLTPTASAGQITLQDAENAQASVEEITTRAAQSLYGQNPWRQSCGWSVGQFLSATPQDLAEHAGQVITLASTVDQFAHESLPVLGSEPLAPQAQARRGLAAALREVSPVFRLEAVAQIQAMDQASLERLAHLLDQVEGEIQKVRQAPLDTGLFLSAPPSAISIGQAAGNLAALEAFEPVCAKWYRFLFAGKAKAAKDALQGLGLTPSPESVASGIAYLRGVQARQKACGAVNVALGTEAARWMDDAEVLGLYDFLTRAIRGLSMVVSTPELAPHWDMVRAYLASKEHLDWLAYAFELSASRADAIATWEEHAAASGLLCESERRSMGETMRSNGSVTTTLEELKRLLPTLEHVLRLEAALAELPAAVRGQMEHIAMVGASHEEASAALRKLALANAIRQRLGADSALQHISSERVDSLLHSYIQLQEQKRVLTVQETQSWWQTRARQRLLAGTGTQMNSQGANLKTRLLTRGARALKLRKMIEVGQAADGGDPLYDLCPVWMSSPNTVAQIFPRTALFDVVVFDEASQCRLEEALPVLLRARRVVVAGDPKQLPPTRFFESGVVDSSDDEIESEEDAFQAQQADTEDLLGAALNLSVHEAYLDVHYRSSNAALIEFSNKSFYKGRLQAIPAHPNSLAPSSPLKLVQVGGLYKDRQNEREAQEVCRIVKELLNQPTPPTIGIACFNLTQRELILETLDAEAEADPDFAAKLADARKRRGRQSFEGLFVKNLENVQGDERDHIIISTTFGVNPEGKFRRGFGPLSATNGGRRLNVLVTRARDQVHIVTSIPRSEYAAAVETPEGTQPNGRILLYQYLHYAEKLETEFKQKNADLQEAAKELQGKMVELQNSYPSVAALGCGRDTNQHLGLGGFVHWGNDGFCVDVALNHPEKPLYVTAGLLCDFNRYGKAPDPVDWEAFRHFILERLTKWKLCRIWSPSAFRDIHANRHQILRKHQECMGAIGEGPAG
- a CDS encoding WYL domain-containing protein; this translates as MKKPKKPLRRVSLNMLERFDRLKQEIQAGRLRSMEAVANELGVTRKTIWNDLQEMMRRGHDIAFDRAEGLWKYLKPPPGLNLTENEIFALMVAEKVVSASQGTGFEAPLRQTIRRFAVEKSAQYGFSWEDLRNGISIAREGLVNFDHDLYMTVVQALSRNQELEFHYRGIKDQAFRRRRVRPYHLRCGQGQWVLLGYEFAGGMIKTFALCRMRTARMLSTQFTSPDLSAIQAELEGSMGVYVGGEVVDVEVEFDPIAARWVQERIWHASQTIDDLPDGRLRLRLRVVQSPELERWILGWGEHAKVIHPPSLCDSIGRRLVVAAQTYESKGSSDSECLRPPVNTQVR
- a CDS encoding DUF3892 domain-containing protein gives rise to the protein MTRTGKDKDGDITKLCNPQETWSPRHKADAIRDIETRAVVYKVAWTDGLVTDVRVVNGPTRKYLRTDRDTTTRNNLDDLPDC
- a CDS encoding restriction endonuclease: MAAPRQFEIQYRGQTHGPYEADQVLGLLDSGRVSRFALVRDVASSQWRSLGDLVAAIRFGQAVPEQTQVDVSAPIQPPPLPPDPEPFQTPEDSSGSLIRIPDLPPLPVTYLAADPPRGLGHWLRGIIKHLPWPVKLVVAMGFIGMAVFGTAGAGFVSAATGGIPVFLSLLFLGFAFMLVGIITTIQAIFRDPKSGAYLGVVMGMIARDIAVRRASDALQKAMAAKPAAPDKQPMPPDEADLRQRLLAMDPFDFERHVMSFFSDAGMVAWVTKKSNDAGVDGFSRHPKGLVVVQCKRNAASNPVGRPVVQQLKGVVEENQAWCGIIVTTSSFTLEAQASGGKSERIVLVDMDALVEWHKTGLSLD
- a CDS encoding DUF4236 domain-containing protein, coding for MGLRFRKRIKILPGINLNLGLGGVSVSTGVPGLRFNLSKRGLSRTVGIPGTGFYHTERIRSAPRRQNSFSRGQSVAIQSLEELKAAAATPGAVFRHRDSGRKASSASVLAEIRRMETQRAISSARDQIQAEQDHLEELLNFWKDIPRIPSWDEYTAALAPEVFVTDLARPLEPDEVQARREHLFGLEQELATQFPYRFLPKFTYRSKIKALEHQRWPGYWECLLEAFRQKFEVYQAEYSRQAEDWQTAEAERTQFLYRMMSGDLEAVVSGAEATIEAINFPFETECEIFAGEAVALFLHLDLPEIEDVIPSHRKEVLKKGSIRERKIPPKERNEMYARLVLGHAVFVSSTILSAVPYPQHINVTAYTQRARRKAGDPVDTYVLGLGMSREALAAFDAEVEDILDWVRGQHPVMDLDADFHFCPIERPAWLAEVES